Proteins encoded together in one Acidobacteriota bacterium window:
- a CDS encoding class IV adenylate cyclase: MSDSTGIERELKFRAVGLDELRDRLLELDAERMGPGALEDNLIFDQEGRLETAGCVLRLRRDGKGAYLTYKGPATFEGRTKIREEHETTLGDPDAVHKLFESLGFEIVKRYQKMRETWQLGGVTIALDHTPIGDFAEFEGEGAETVARRCNLDPESAERRSYLRLYADHLKENPDAPPDMVFSDRG, translated from the coding sequence ATGAGTGACAGCACGGGCATTGAACGCGAGCTCAAGTTCCGCGCCGTCGGCCTCGACGAGCTGCGCGACCGCCTGCTCGAGCTCGATGCCGAACGCATGGGACCGGGAGCCCTCGAGGACAACCTGATCTTCGATCAGGAAGGTCGCCTCGAAACCGCCGGCTGCGTGCTGCGGCTGCGGCGCGACGGCAAGGGTGCCTATCTCACCTACAAGGGTCCGGCGACCTTCGAGGGGCGGACCAAGATCCGCGAGGAGCACGAGACCACCCTCGGCGATCCCGATGCCGTTCACAAGCTCTTCGAGAGCCTCGGCTTCGAAATCGTCAAGCGCTACCAAAAGATGCGCGAGACCTGGCAGCTCGGTGGCGTGACCATCGCCCTCGATCACACCCCGATCGGCGATTTCGCGGAGTTCGAGGGGGAAGGTGCCGAGACCGTCGCCCGGCGCTGCAACCTCGATCCCGAGAGCGCCGAGCGGCGCTCCTACCTGCGGCTCTATGCCGATCACCTCAAGGAGAACCCGGACGCTCCGCCGGACATGGTGTTCAGCGATCGCGGCTGA